Part of the Woronichinia naegeliana WA131 genome, CAACACCAAGAGGAGGCGGTTTATGGAAGTATATTCTACAAGCTGATGAATCTAACGGTTTGTTACGCCGTAACTTACCAGTAATGTCTCAAGTGCTTCATTTTCTTGATTTTTTACACCATAAACATAATGGAATAATTAACTGGCGTAAACCGTATGAAGTTGTACCTGATGAATACGAACACCACGAAGCCATTATGAGCTAAGACTTTAGATTGGATTCTCTAAATACATCACAAATTTCTTTATTAGTGAATCGCTCTACCGAGTACCTTTTATGCTATAATAATTGTTATCAAGCTTTTGTGAGTTATTCTACGAGCGCAGCTTATCGCAAAGCACTAGAAATGTACCCGTGAATTTTAAGGGTTTACAGATATTGCCGATTAAACCTAAACAGCGCAAATTAACTGAGTTTTTTCGTAAGGACAATGTTGATAAGTTGATTAGTAACATCAGCTTAATTTTTGACTCTATTTAACATTTGACTCTATTTAACAATATAAATTATAGGAGAAAGTTTACATGAGTAGCTTAGAGGAAATTATTGATCAAAAAATTGGAGAGGTGCGAACTGAGACCTTTGACCTTAGTTTCGGCGAAATTATTAGCTTACATTCAAATAACGAGTTGATTATTCAACCTGCTTATCAGCGTCTTTTTCGATGGAGTGATGAAAAAAAATCTCGCTTAATTGAATCTATTTTATTAGAACTTCCTATTCCTCAAATTTTTGTTATTGAGAACTCACAAGGAGTATTTGAGTTGATAGATGGACTTCAAAGAGTCTGTTCTGTGATTCAATTTATTGATTCTTCGGTATTAAATTTTAGAGCAGAGAATTTGGACTTGCAGGAAGAAAATATTATTATTTTACCGCATTTGAAATTACAAGATTGCAATCTTGTCAAGGAGCTTAATGGCAAAGAGTTCAACGATTTATCCCTATCTTTAAAACTAAAAATAAAAAGATCACCTATTAGAACCGTTATTATTAAAAAGCAAAGTAGAGATTTTTTGAAATATCATATGTTTCAAAGGTTACATACAGGAGAGGAACAACTAAGTGCTCAAGAAATCCGAAACTGTTCAGCAAGAATGGTCGGTCATAATGGTATTGAGTTTTATGAATTTTTAAGAAAGAAAGCATCCTCAAATGACTTCAAGCAATGTATCGCTACCTTGTCCCAGGAATTAAAAGATAGAAAAATGGATGAAGAATTGGTTTTGAGATTTTTTGCAGCCAAAAATTCACCTGATCTATTTTCTGGAAATGTTACCGACTGGCTAGATGATTACATGAACAAAATTCTGCTACAGGAAGAAGAATTTAAGTTTGAACTTGAAGACAAACAATTCGACAAATTATTTAGTTTTCTAGCTGCAACATTAGGAGAATATTCTTTTTTATCTTACAGAAATGGTAAGCCATCAGGTTCGCTTAAACCAGCTTACTACGAAGCTATTTCTGTTGGGGTTTGTAGAGTTCTTGGACAGATAGAAAATATCCCAGATATAAACTCTCAAGCAAGAGAAGCTATAATTTCTGCTATACAAAGCGAAGATTTCAAGATTTATACTGGTTATAGTTCCAACAAAAGAATTTCACTTAAACAAA contains:
- a CDS encoding DUF262 domain-containing protein; this translates as MSSLEEIIDQKIGEVRTETFDLSFGEIISLHSNNELIIQPAYQRLFRWSDEKKSRLIESILLELPIPQIFVIENSQGVFELIDGLQRVCSVIQFIDSSVLNFRAENLDLQEENIIILPHLKLQDCNLVKELNGKEFNDLSLSLKLKIKRSPIRTVIIKKQSRDFLKYHMFQRLHTGEEQLSAQEIRNCSARMVGHNGIEFYEFLRKKASSNDFKQCIATLSQELKDRKMDEELVLRFFAAKNSPDLFSGNVTDWLDDYMNKILLQEEEFKFELEDKQFDKLFSFLAATLGEYSFLSYRNGKPSGSLKPAYYEAISVGVCRVLGQIENIPDINSQAREAIISAIQSEDFKIYTGYSSNKRISLKQRISIIQNCLLGLLR